CCGACGCCGACCGCCTTCTCGAGGTTGGCGACCTCGTCGTCGAGGTGGGTCAGCAGCCGCTGCAGGTGGGGGACCGTGCGGCGGCAGCCGGTGAGTCCGAAGCCCATCTGCCCGTCGTAGGAGGTGCAGGTGATGTTCAGCGCCATCCCGTTGATGGGGATGGACAGCGGGTAGGTCCCGGTGAGCTTGGCGCCGTTCCAGTAGTGGGTGGTCCGCGGCCCGGGGACGTTGCTGATGATGAGGTTGTACGGCGGTCGCACGATGCCCTGCATCCGCAGCAGCGGCGCGAGGATCGCCGGCGCCTGGCCCAGCGCGCTCATGGCGAGGATCTGGGTCTGGGTCATCGAGGACAGCGCCTCCTTGCCGTCGCGCATCGAGAGGTGGATGCGGTCCAGCCGCTCGGCGGGGTCACCGAGGTCCGTGGCCAGCTGCACCATCACCGACCCGATGGCGTTGCCGCCCTCGGCGGAGGCGACCTGCGACTGCTTGGCGTTGAGCCCCACCGGCACCATCGCGACCATCGGGTCGTCGGGCAGCGCGCCGAGCTCGAGGAGGTAGGTGCGCATCGCGCCCGCGCACATCGCCAGCACCACGTCGTTGATGGTGGTGCCCGAGGCCTTGGCGATCGCCTTGAGCCGCTCGATCGGCCAGTCGTCGGCCGCGAAGCGCCGGGCGCCGGAGATCGACTGGTTGAAGATCGTGCGCGGCGCGTAGAAGGAGACCGCCGAGGTCTGGTTGCGCACGCCCTTGGAGAGGGTGCGCACCAGGGCACCGGGCATGCCGGCCGCCTCGGAGGCCACGCCCAGCGCCGTACGCAGGGCGGCGACCGGAACCTCGGGCAGGGACGACGCCGCGGGGTCGACCGGCTTGCGCTGCGGTCGCGAGTGCAGGGCCCACGGGGCGAGCATGCCGCGCTCCTCGGCGTCGGTGCTGAGGACGCTCTGCATCAGCCGCATCGCCGAGACGCCGTCGACCAGGGCGTGGTGGATCTTGGTGTACATCGCGACCTTGCCGTCGGCCAGGCCCTCGATGACGTGCGCCTCCCACAGGGGGCGCTCCCACGCCAGCCGGGTGGAGTGCAGTCGCGAGCAGAGCTCGAAGAGCTCGCGGTAGCGGCCGGGTGCGGGCAGCGCGCTGTGCCGGACGTGGTGCTCCATGTCGAACTGCTCGTCGGGGCGCCAGACCAGCTGGGCGCCGGTCTTGACCGAGCGGTGCGGGTGCTTGAGGAAGAGCGGGGCCACCTCGTCGGTGCCGCGCATCGACTCGTACATCTCGCGGATGTAGTCGGGCCCGGCCCCCTCGGGCTTCTCGAACAGCTGCAGCCCACCGACGTGCATCGGCATCGAGCGGTTCTCCGTGAGGAGGAACGCTGCGGAGGGAGGATCGATGACGGAGACCACGAGGGAGCCTTTCGCTGCTGCTGGATCTAGCGGGTCCGTGCCCGCTGAGGCCGTCAGGTGATCCTGTCGTGCGCGTGATGCACGCCACAAGGCCCGACGGGGAGGAAAACGCCCCACCCTCTCGGAGGTGACGCGCGGCCCGCCGGGTGTCCACAGGCCGGACCCGGCCACTGCTCCTCCCCAGCACCCGAGCAGACCGGCCCGGCGCGGCAGGAACGTCCCTAGGTTCGACCCGTCCGCGCCGGAGCCGCCGGCGCCGCCTCTCGGGAGACACCGATGCCCCTGCCCAGCCCCACCTCCGTCGACCACCCGCTCGCCCGGCTGCTCGTCGTGCTCGCCGCGACGCTCGTCGCCCTCTTGGTCACCGCCGCGTCCGTCGGTGCCGCGCCGGATGCGAAGGCACCGGCGCCCGACACCATCGTCAAGGTCACCGGCAACGCCGCCGAGGGCTTCGGGATCGAGCACTACGACGGCAGCTCGACCTTCCCGCCGACCCACTCCGAGGCCCTGGCCGAGTGCCAGGAGTACTCCGCCAAGGTCGGCCGCGTCCGGTGTCGGGTCGAGGTCAAGACCTGGTACCGCGACCTGGTCGCCACCAAGCGCGCGCTGAAGTACGCGCACCGCTCCTGACCCGCCGCTCCTGACCCGGTGGGGCGACCCCGGGGGCGTACGACGCTGGCAGGATCGACGCGTGGACCTCGCCTCGCTCGACCGGCTGCGGTCCCGGCGTCTGTCCCGGGGCCTGACCGTCGGCCGCCGCTCCTACCGCGCCCGGGTGGCCCGCTTCCGCGCCAAGCGGTGGCAGGTCGCCCAGTGCGCGGTGGCTGCCGCGGTCGCCTGGCTGGTGGCCCGGCACGCGCTGGGGCACGAGGTGCCGGTCTTCGCGCCGATCGCGGCGGTGCTGGCGCTCGGCACGTCCTACGGGCAGCGGCTGCGACGCGTCGCGGAGATCACCGTCGGGGTGGCGATCGGGGTCCTGCTGGCCGACCTGCTGGTGGCGCTGCTCGGCACCGGCGCCTGGCAGCTCGGGCTGATCGTCGCGCTGGCGATGACGGTCGGGATCCTGCTCGACGGCGGGACGATGCTGGTCAACCAGGCGGCGATCCAGTCGATCTTCGTCGTCGCGCTGCTGCCGGGCACCGGTGGCTCGCTGACCCGGTGGACCGACGCGCTGGTCGGCGGAGCCGTGGCGCTGGTCGCGGCCACGATCGTGCCGGCGGCCGCGCTGCGGCGCCCGCGGGAGCAGGCCTCGGTGGTGCTGCGCAAGCAGGCGCGGCTGCTGCGTGGGGTCGCCCAGGTGCTGCGTGA
This genomic window from Nocardioides marinus contains:
- a CDS encoding FUSC family protein — translated: MDLASLDRLRSRRLSRGLTVGRRSYRARVARFRAKRWQVAQCAVAAAVAWLVARHALGHEVPVFAPIAAVLALGTSYGQRLRRVAEITVGVAIGVLLADLLVALLGTGAWQLGLIVALAMTVGILLDGGTMLVNQAAIQSIFVVALLPGTGGSLTRWTDALVGGAVALVAATIVPAAALRRPREQASVVLRKQARLLRGVAQVLREGDADLGAELLAEARSTEPLIRELEDAAAEGMAVVTSSPFRVRHKPTVRRMSDLVVPLDRSMRSCRVLVRQAAVAAHRRRPVPPAYAALAEDLAFAVEVMVAELAEERMPVAARPALLTVGKGTGEVVRSDEMTADMVLGLLRAVVADLLMITGMDAMQASDALPPPPR
- a CDS encoding wax ester/triacylglycerol synthase family O-acyltransferase, encoding MVSVIDPPSAAFLLTENRSMPMHVGGLQLFEKPEGAGPDYIREMYESMRGTDEVAPLFLKHPHRSVKTGAQLVWRPDEQFDMEHHVRHSALPAPGRYRELFELCSRLHSTRLAWERPLWEAHVIEGLADGKVAMYTKIHHALVDGVSAMRLMQSVLSTDAEERGMLAPWALHSRPQRKPVDPAASSLPEVPVAALRTALGVASEAAGMPGALVRTLSKGVRNQTSAVSFYAPRTIFNQSISGARRFAADDWPIERLKAIAKASGTTINDVVLAMCAGAMRTYLLELGALPDDPMVAMVPVGLNAKQSQVASAEGGNAIGSVMVQLATDLGDPAERLDRIHLSMRDGKEALSSMTQTQILAMSALGQAPAILAPLLRMQGIVRPPYNLIISNVPGPRTTHYWNGAKLTGTYPLSIPINGMALNITCTSYDGQMGFGLTGCRRTVPHLQRLLTHLDDEVANLEKAVGVG